Genomic window (Culex pipiens pallens isolate TS chromosome 3, TS_CPP_V2, whole genome shotgun sequence):
cccgatcttttcgaaaaaaatattttcaaaatttttaaatcaagactaacattttaaaaaagccaaacattgaatattacgcccttttgaaatgttagtcttggtttaaaaattattaaagttttttttttcgaaaatatcggaaaattttacgaatgttttatattttaacattgaaaatcggaccattagttgctgagatatcgacattagaaattggTGGGTTtgttgggtgagacttagaaaacatcaattttcctggttTCGAacgtttgcatggcaatatctcagcaacttagggtcgtatcaacaaagttcaaaaaagcaaaatatagagaattttctcagctttttaaaaatatttttttgaaaagttggcatttgatgtcctctaaaacatatcaaaaaatgaaaaaaattaaaaatagtgtttttttgcaaatcaagttttagtgacaaaaagttaaataaaaaatcatcaaaaatttttttaccgtgtatcatttttttccagtgtagtccgtatccatacctacatttttgccgaagacaccaactcaatgaaaaaattccttcaaaagatacagatttttgaattttcacatatcatttttgtatggacagctgccaaatttgtatggaaaattatatgaacgaactaatgatgcaaaatggcttctttgggcataccgaaggcaccaaaaaagtttcagtcggattaaaaaatacaaaaaaaatcaaatgaccgaaatctgagagaactgctcagtagtGATACTGTAATATTGCATAGAGAATTTtgcttcaacattttgaaatttgggcttgcaatttgaaataggaaaatatgaaaacagtttttttttaccatgaaacttatttttcgtccaaagttcaaaatttgtataaagataaaaaaacctccatttgattcaaaataaataatttttaattcatcaataaaaattattgcgtctatcagtaatattttttttatccgctgattttttgaagaaattttaaaatataaacagCTAATTTGCTTCGAAtttgatttaaagtttttgttgcccccacttcaaagttggccctaaaaatcagggggcaaaaattatattttttcaaaaagcttcaaaatttcaatggaagtttaagtgaaatcaatttaaaatgcattcccctgcgtttaaaattatttttagcatatgtctttagaatttttgaaaattttcgatgtttatatatcgcttaaagttttttttcgctgtttttttgtcaaatctgactttttttgaaaactaatgattgcaaaacaactgaactagagtaaaatgcattttaaaacactttttgcattcaaatgctAAGACTAGAgctattctctaccaaaaccagaaatggattttatttgtattttttgatttggctcaaactttgtgggggccttccctattcccaaataagctattttgtgtcattggttcacccatacaagtcttcatacaattttggctgctgtccatacaaaaatggtacgtgaatattctaacagctgtaacttttgagtaatttttctgatcaatttggtgtcttggtcaaagttgtaggttttgttgaggactattgataaaaactaacttaatccacctatgtggttggagccttcctcactcattaccatcaatggctgtacacaaatttcatctattttttagatctggaatgaaaaagaacataaatatcacttaagtggccatatctcgagacagggttgccagatcttcaatgttttggactcgttggaaaggtcttttgataacctaaccaacgatgggtcggatggtggatccggatatagtttacattcattttagtgagatccggatatatgtgaaaacacatttttatacataacttttgaactacttatcgaaacttcaatctgtataaaactcaatctatgggaccctaaaccaagtcgaatgcaacaagttagggtcaaatcggttcagccagtgccgagaaacatgagctagtttgttggtcacatacatacatacacacacacatacacacacacatacacacacacatacacacacatacacacagacatttgttcagttttcgattctgagtcgatatgtatacataaaggtgggtctacgacgtttttatacaaagttcatttttagagcaggattatagccttacctcacgagggagcggccgtggctgactggttgcggtgttcgctttgtatgcgaatggttctgggttcgattcccatctgctcccaccgagaaagtataggaaatataaatctcgaaactctgaacatgaacgaaaaatcaaagtcgctcgagtcggggttcgatcccccgtcctttggatcgataagcaaaaatgctaaccactaggccatcgcgacttggtgagctataacTGGAATTAGAAATAATGTTGCtgccaactatatacgcgctgggtccttgtccatttgacaagggttcggaagttctaaataacgtttgaacccgattggtgcaaacgttcttcagggcggggcttgtcgataaagctgaagtacctcgcgctcggctagccagcgtagaaatgggtcaccgaagttcggcagagctaacaccttccaaatgcctatgcgagttatttgcatgtatagaatgtagatctaaaaatacatggaaacaactcaatttgtaagaagcggccgcgtggtcccgtttggttggttgcacacacacacacacacacacatacacaggattatagccttacctcagtgaggaaggcaaaagaccTTGCGTCTTCATTCAAAAGATCCTTATAATATGGAACCCCATGCCCCACCTTATAacagaatgtttaaaatttcaattaaagaaTGTGCTGCTCAAACCGGGCACCCAGATGCGCTGGATGTTCGAGAAGATGCCCTTCCCGCTGGACTTCAAGATCCACCTGTTCAACGTGACCAATCCGGACGAGGTCATGAAGGGCGGCAAGCCCAAGATCCGGGACGTGGGACCGTACTACTTTGAGTGAGTCGATTGTCAATTGATCAAGTTATAGACACTGATTTTGAATATCTGTTCAGAGAATGGAAGGAAAAGTTCGACACCGAGGACGACCTGGAGGAGGACACGCTGAGCTTCACGCTGCGCAACACGTGGATCTTCCGGCCGGACATATCGGCACCGTTGACCGGCGACGAGATGATTACGGTGCCCCACCTGCTGGTGCTGGGAGTGTTTCTGTCGGTGCAGCGCGATCGCGAAGAGATGATGCCGCTGATTTCGTCCGGGATGAAGATCATTTTTGACCCGCTGGATTCGGCGTTCATGACGGTGCGCGTGATGGACCTGCTGTTTGACGGCATCCCGGTGGACTGCGGCAGCGAGGAGTTTGCGGCCAAGGCCGTCTGCTCGGGGATGGAATCGGAGGGCGCGGTGGCACCGCTGAACGAGACGCACGTCAAGTTTTCGATGTTTGGAATGGTATGGTTCAGTGTTGGTTAAGGGAGGTATTAAAGGTTTTCTTTTGTAGCGCAACGCAACGGATGCAGGTCGTTGGGTTGTGTACCGTGGCGTCAAGAACATCGGGGATCTGGGTCGGATCGTGAGCTACAACGGCGAACCCGAGATGGACATTTACGATGGGGACGAGTGCAACCAGTACATCGGTACGGATTCTACCATTTTCCCACCATTTCTAACGAAACAAGACCGTCTATGGGCGTGGGCTCCAGAAATCTGTCGATCGTTGGGTGCTCACTACATCGGCAAGTCCAAATACGCCGGAATGCCGATGAGCTTGTTCAAGCTGGACTTTGGAGATTTGAAGGTAAGCTAGAGTTACGTGGTGAAGTTCTTCGATTACATTGATCGATTACAGAACGAACCGGAAAATCACTGCTTCTGTCGCGATCCACCGGAGGATTGTCCTCCGAAGGGAACCATGGACCTGAGCATGTGCATAGGAGTTCCCATTCTGGGCTCCAAACCGCACCTTCTGGATGCCGATCCAAAGCTGCTGGAGGGGGTCGATGGGCTGGAACCGAACGAGGCCGAGCATGACGTGTTCATTCACTTTGAATTGGTttgtttcaagtatttttaaactacCAGTTGATCATAAATAAATTGTTTCAGCATTCGGGAACTCCGGTTTCGGGCGCTAAAAAGTTGCAGCTAAATTTGGAGGTGGAACCCATTCGGGACCACGAGGTTCTGGGCAATCTACCGACGGTGGTGCTGCCGATGATTTGGGTCCAGGAAGGGGTCTCCCTGAACAAAACTTGGACTAACCAGCTGAAGTATCAACTGTTTTTGTAAGTTTTACACATTTATGATAGAGGTTACACTGTTGGCATTTTTGAATCTTTCAGAGGTCTCAAGTTCAACGCCACCGTCAAGTGGATGACCATCATCATCGGAACGCTAGGTTCGATCGGAGCTGGGTTCATGCACTATAAGCGAACGTCCCAGGTCACTCAGGTTGAGCAGGTCGCCAAGAGCGAAGGAGGAGGGCGGTTCATCTCTGTTAGTGCGGCCACCACCGAGGAGGGTAAAAATGGGGGCGGTAATCTACCGGCGGTTCTCGACGGGCTTGACCCCTCGGGGATCTCAAAAGGAATGGGGGATCCGGCGCAAAAGGAGCGATACTGAGCGATGCTAGTGCTACAGAAAAATATATCTTCACTTGTGTCCCATCTTGTGAAACGTCTGCTGCAAAAAATTAGGAATGTAATAAGATGGCACACAAGTGTGTAATCAACCTAAGGAAAACAACAGCAAGCTCATTTTCTTTCTATCTatcgtttatttatttatttaacgtTTATTTGCATTGAGGACCATCCATAGACCACGTGGACATTTAAGGGGTATGTTCTGGTAATTGTCCGCGCTGTACGAAATGGAAAGTGTAATATCTTGCATAAAAGGTTtagttgaaataaaataaaaaaatgcactttGCAGGGCTATCTTTTAGATTGTAACAATGTGTGTGTGTTAGGtattggggaccatccataaaatacgtgaacactttttttggaaatctcaaaccccTCGTCCCccgttgtttgtttttggttttagttttagttttagtttgggtttgggttgtcccgcccgtgtggatcaatcagaccgcgcactgaactcacaatccagaggttgctggttcgaatcccgcggcgggcgctataaaattctttgtgtaattATGGGTactcggcgccgtcgctccgcgCCATACTTTCACTTAGGAGCcaagggcggcgaagtccttgtagataaaaaggaagacactagtggttggtactagcaatggtggccgaaaGCTAGGGTGTTTTACCCATTAGAGGACCCCCTAGTTGAGCCGaagctaatttttaaaaaaaattcaatattttaagcacattttcataaccctttgtacaaaacaaggaaaactgaagttttttgaacaattttgactatttgtttcatgagtttatttgtttttcagcagaaaaatagccatttgaaaaaaaaagtttttttgcctgttatagacccccttttcctatagtggacccactataggcaaactgttatttttataccaaatttaaccgatatttgatgttttgatgcatggtgtaggtctaatgatagatataatgaataaaagatagattttgctcacttttcatcaaaaacaattatgttttgttaacaaatttggcttaaaacaacaaaaaaaaaacagacatttaaacacatttattttcgaaaaagattagagaaaacgtttcaaaaaccactgtaaacaaaaaataacaaaaaaaaaataattctgatgcacatttaaattacataaatggttgactgaaactaaacaatagatttgttcacagttgctgataaaaccacggatgtttatttaaaaaaatgctttgttcttgatttattattataaaatatcatttcaaactgcaattatgatgcttcaatTAAGTACAataaactatagttttgattaattataaattcttgcggcttcagcatttttggtactttgaacatgaaaacagctatatttatactcataattgaaaaataaatgcgtttaggttgattacaacaagTATTTATCGTGTGTTTAAGAgtaacttttgcttaaatacacagttttcttcatttttgaaggttaaattaataggggtccacttttggaaaagtttggattttcgttgtcctatattggacccccctaatttttgctcaaaaattagCAGTTGTTTGTACACGAGAAGAAGGTTTGCTGATAGGGCACAAACGTGATCCACAGATCGCACTCTCTTACTCTCTTAgcaaaaatgcatttctctCCCCGATCGTACTCGATCGCGGaccctcaacagcagcatcagaATTAGTATTATTCATATCCCAATAAACTACCAACCGGGTAACAACGCGTCTTTTCGAACGGAATAAAGTTGTTTTAGTGTTCGCGCAGCTTTGTTCGTTTTATTCGAGTTTTTAAAGTGTCCGAAGAAACAGGTGGAAGAGCGAacagcagttcttcgctttattttagtaaagttcctaaaacttacattattacagtcaaaaatgattggatagttaattcaatcataaaatataaatgcagttttgttgtgaaaatgctagtggccatggctgatttcagatgtcaaattaaaaacacatattttggtgaaaaggacaattcaatatcagtcaacattgattttaatgatgctgaacatgtcaaataaaagatttgtagacaacaacacccttgaaattgtgattttattgaattttccatcaaaaaaacccttcagagggtccactataggaaaggggtccactaatggataacgtaccctataaagtcaacttcgtttttttgggtttgggtttgggttttggTTTGGGTTTTGGTTTGGGTTTTGGTTTGGGTTTTGGTTTGGGTTTAAGTTTGGGtttttgtttgggtttttgtttttgtttttgtttttgtttttgtttttgtttttgtttttgtttttgtttttgtttttgtttttgtttttgtttttgtttttgtttttgtttttgtttttgtttttgtttttgtttttgtttttgtttttgtttttgtttttgtttttgtttttgtttttgtttttgtttttgttttgtttttgtttttgtttttgtttttgtttttgtttttgtttttgtttttgtttttgtttttgtttttgtttttgtttttgtttttgtttttgtttttgtttttgtttttgtttttgtttttgtttttgtttttgtttttgtttttgtttttgtttttgtttttgtttttgtttttgtttttgtttttgtttttgtttttgtttttgtttttgtttttgtttttgtttttgtttttgtttttgtttttgtttttgtttttgtttttgtttttgtttttgtttttgtttttgtttttgtttttgtttttgtttttgtttttgtttttgtttttgtttttgtttttgtttttgtttttgtttttgtttttgtttttgtttttgtttttgtttttgtttttgtttttgtttttgtttttgtttttgtttttgtttttgtttttgtttttgtttttgtttttgtttttgtttttgtttttgtttttgtttttgtttttgtttttgtttttgtttttgtttttgtttttgtttttgtttttgtttttgtttttgtttttgtttttgtttttgtttttgtttttgtttttgtttttgtttttgtttttgtttttgtttttgtttttgtttttgtttttgtttttgtttttgtttttgtttttgtttttgtttttgtttttgttttgtttttgtttttgtttttgtttttgtttttgtttttgtttttgtttttgtttttgtttttgtttttgtttttgtttttgtttttgtttttgtttttgtttttgtttttgtttttgtttttgtttttgtttttgtttttgtttttgtttttgtttttgtttttgtttttgtttttgtttttgtttttgtttttgtttttgtttttgtttttgtttttgtttttgtttttgtttttgtttttgtttttgtttttgtttttgtttttgtttttgtttttgtttttgtttttgtttttgtttttgtttttgtttttgtttttgtttttgtttttgtttttgtttttgtttttgtttttgtttttgtttttgtttttgtttttgtttttgtttttgtttttgtttttgtttttgtttttgtttttgtttttgtttttgtttttgtttttgtttttgtttttgtttttgtttttgtttttgtttttgtttttgtttttgtttttgtttttgtttttgtttttgtttttgtttttgtttttgtttttgtttttgtttttgtttttgtttttgtttttgtttttgtttttgtttttgtttttgtttttgtttttgtttttgtttttgtttttgtttttgtttttgtttttgtttttgtttttgtttttgtttttgtttttgtttttgtttttgtttttgtttttgtttttgtttttgtttttgtttttgtttttgtttttgtttttgtttttgtttttgtttttgtttttgtttttgtttttgtttttgtttttgtttttgtttttttttttgtttttttttttgtttttgtttttgtttttgtttttttttttttttttgtttttgtttttgtttttgtttttgtttttgtttttgtttttgtttttgtttttgtttttgtttttgtttttgtttttgtttttgtttttgtttttgtttttgtttttgtttttgtttttgtttttgtttatgttttttgtttttgttttagtttttgtttttgtttttgtttggagTTCTATATAATTTTACATTCCTTATTTTAATAAGGAATGAAATTCACGAAGGGTAATTTCTTTACttgtaaagattttaaaattcgaaTATTGTATATTTcacgatttgaagatttgaataaacttaataagaaaatatagaaaaatggacctcgaatTCAAGATCACGGACAAACATTACTCCTTCAGCCAAAGTGTCACGTAAATCGAACAGGGGTCGGTTCAACTTTTTCTGGTTTTGTGGGGGTTAGCAGAGAGTTACCAAtcgtttttaaataagctttttattttatttcaattgtattttttcagctgatcccttgattttttcaggaataattattttgaaaaggagGAAACAAcaatatttgatgaattctagttggaaaaatataaagaattgcATATAAACTAGTTTCAACGTACCGTCAGCTTGTCTGTAAAATTCCGCACGAGTGGTGCCGATGAATACTAAACGAATTCCACTTAGGTTGGCAAACTTGAGCACTTTGCCCTTAGTTTCGTTCCCTTTTGTACACCGACGAGCATTTCCCCGGAAGTTAGCTTTGGAAGCTGCATTTTCGTGTCCTACTCCTACGACGCAATTGTGGCAATATCTGGCTGAAATTAATTCCCAGAGCAAGTTGTTTGCAGTGCATTAACGGAAATTCACAactgttttaaatttgttgaacttGCACAGTTTGTTGCGTTTATTTATTTTGGCGTAATAAATCAAGACATGGAAACTAAATGGTTGTGATATTATAGCAAGTTAAACATCTGGAATCATACTTTTTATTGTCTTAACTCAAATATGTACAAGTTCAATGTGAAAACCTCACCAGCGACGATCTGTACAGGCActttaaaactaataaaaagcGACTACACGAAGCCATAGGGCAATATTCTTTGATTTAGCATCGAGCTCGTTGATAATTCAGAGAATATTTCCCTACGAATgtgagattgaaaaaaaaaacaccctcaTCGTACATTGGAAAAACTGTTACACTCAAAACAGTCAcgcgaggtgatttttaaaCTGGGAGAGGGaggaggatttaaaaaaataacagagcaattctctacgaaatcggtcttttttcttcaattttaatttttgtattttttaatccgactgaaacttttttggtgccttcggtatgcccaaagaagccattttgcatcattagtttgtccatataattttccatacaaatttggcagctgtccatacaaaaatgatgtatgaaaattcaaaaatctgtatcttttgaaggaattttttgatcgatttggtgtcttcggcaaagttgtaggtatggatacggactacactggaaaaaaataatacacggtaaaaaaaatttggtgat
Coding sequences:
- the LOC120419421 gene encoding sensory neuron membrane protein 1-like, whose amino-acid sequence is MKLDELNFKKIAIICGCTLVGGLTFSFGLFPMILKFMLKQNVLLKPGTQMRWMFEKMPFPLDFKIHLFNVTNPDEVMKGGKPKIRDVGPYYFEEWKEKFDTEDDLEEDTLSFTLRNTWIFRPDISAPLTGDEMITVPHLLVLGVFLSVQRDREEMMPLISSGMKIIFDPLDSAFMTVRVMDLLFDGIPVDCGSEEFAAKAVCSGMESEGAVAPLNETHVKFSMFGMRNATDAGRWVVYRGVKNIGDLGRIVSYNGEPEMDIYDGDECNQYIGTDSTIFPPFLTKQDRLWAWAPEICRSLGAHYIGKSKYAGMPMSLFKLDFGDLKNEPENHCFCRDPPEDCPPKGTMDLSMCIGVPILGSKPHLLDADPKLLEGVDGLEPNEAEHDVFIHFELHSGTPVSGAKKLQLNLEVEPIRDHEVLGNLPTVVLPMIWVQEGVSLNKTWTNQLKYQLFLGLKFNATVKWMTIIIGTLGSIGAGFMHYKRTSQVTQVEQVAKSEGGGRFISVSAATTEEGKNGGGNLPAVLDGLDPSGISKGMGDPAQKERY